In one Pseudomonas sp. 31-12 genomic region, the following are encoded:
- the alkB gene encoding DNA oxidative demethylase AlkB: MRYDPMIPTTFDLFADAEPEQKPRREQIGEQSYVLRGFALQWIDQLLPALEAILTAAPFRQMATPGGFTMSVALSSCGTWGWTTDRSGYKYTRNDPQTGQPWPAMPDVFFELAQAAAREAGFVDFIPDSCLINRYVPGAKMSLHQDKDEGSYAAPIVSVSLGLPAIFLFGGFQRSDKSQRVPLLHGDIVVWGGVDRLRYHGVLPIKDGHHPRLGEQRINFTFRTAG, encoded by the coding sequence ATGCGTTATGACCCCATGATCCCGACCACCTTCGATCTGTTTGCCGATGCCGAGCCCGAACAGAAACCCAGGCGCGAGCAAATCGGCGAACAATCCTACGTCTTGCGCGGCTTTGCCCTGCAGTGGATAGATCAGTTGCTGCCGGCACTGGAAGCGATTCTAACGGCCGCCCCCTTTCGGCAGATGGCCACGCCGGGCGGTTTCACCATGTCGGTGGCGTTGAGCAGTTGCGGCACCTGGGGCTGGACCACGGATCGCAGCGGTTACAAATACACACGCAACGACCCGCAGACCGGACAACCTTGGCCCGCGATGCCCGACGTGTTTTTCGAATTGGCACAAGCGGCGGCCCGGGAAGCGGGATTTGTGGACTTTATTCCTGATTCCTGCCTGATCAACCGTTATGTCCCCGGCGCCAAGATGTCATTGCACCAGGACAAAGACGAAGGTTCCTACGCCGCTCCGATTGTTTCGGTGTCATTGGGATTGCCTGCCATCTTCCTGTTCGGCGGGTTTCAACGCAGCGATAAAAGCCAACGCGTGCCATTGCTGCATGGCGATATCGTGGTCTGGGGCGGCGTCGATCGTTTGCGTTATCACGGCGTGCTGCCGATCAAGGACGGCCATCACCCGCGCCTGGGCGAACAACGGATCAACTTCACCTTTCGAACCGCCGGATGA
- a CDS encoding DNA-binding protein produces MARGGVNKAVVQAARLAILARGENPSIDAVRIEMGNTGSKTTIHRYLKELDDGGERVETPSEPIDDELAGLVSRLAQRLKEQAQEPIEHARAQFDQQRKELEIHLTAARQDNAELHQQYEIQSLALTQESEALQETRSMLQAEQTRNAGLNQALADFELRLQDKDEQIRSLEEKHLHARDALEHYRNAVKEQREQEHSRHEGQVQQIQMELRQAQQSALVRQDEITQLHRDNERLLTENRGTLRELGLLQEQLKHTHSRQDQLLEQVNRIDSERTLLQERLRAALLESQSLKQSVDEQSQINKGLEIELLKTQASLDESLRLAAVTATAPDASEADKND; encoded by the coding sequence ATGGCTCGTGGCGGCGTAAATAAAGCGGTAGTGCAGGCGGCACGTTTGGCAATCCTTGCCCGTGGCGAAAACCCCAGCATCGATGCAGTACGGATCGAGATGGGCAATACCGGCTCAAAAACCACCATTCACCGCTATTTAAAGGAGCTGGATGACGGCGGCGAACGCGTCGAAACGCCCTCAGAGCCCATTGATGACGAACTGGCTGGTCTGGTTTCGCGTCTGGCGCAACGCCTGAAGGAACAGGCCCAAGAACCCATCGAACACGCACGCGCGCAGTTCGATCAGCAACGTAAAGAACTGGAAATCCACCTGACTGCGGCCCGGCAAGACAACGCGGAATTACACCAGCAATACGAGATTCAAAGCCTGGCGCTGACTCAAGAGTCCGAAGCCCTGCAAGAAACCCGCTCCATGCTGCAGGCAGAACAAACCCGCAACGCCGGACTGAACCAGGCACTGGCCGATTTCGAGCTGCGCTTGCAAGACAAGGACGAGCAGATCCGCTCACTGGAAGAAAAGCACCTGCACGCACGCGATGCCCTGGAACACTACCGCAACGCCGTCAAGGAACAGCGCGAGCAAGAGCACAGCCGCCACGAAGGCCAGGTGCAGCAGATTCAAATGGAATTGCGCCAGGCCCAGCAAAGCGCATTGGTGCGCCAGGATGAGATCACTCAGTTGCATCGCGACAACGAGCGCTTGCTCACCGAGAACCGTGGAACGCTGCGGGAATTGGGATTGCTGCAGGAGCAACTTAAACACACTCACAGCCGCCAGGACCAACTGCTGGAGCAGGTCAACCGCATCGACAGCGAACGCACCCTCCTCCAGGAACGCTTGCGTGCCGCCCTGCTGGAAAGTCAGTCGCTCAAGCAGAGCGTCGACGAGCAGTCGCAGATCAACAAAGGGCTGGAGATTGAATTGCTCAAGACTCAGGCGAGCCTCGATGAAAGCCTGCGCCTGGCGGCTGTCACTGCAACAGCGCCAGACGCATCAGAGGCCGATAAAAACGATTAA
- the gorA gene encoding glutathione-disulfide reductase: MAYDFDLYVIGAGSGGVRAARFAAGFGAKVAVAESRYLGGTCVNVGCVPKKLLVYGAHFAEDFEQSSGFGWTLGEAKFDWATLIANKDREINRLNGIYRNLLVNSGVTLHEGHAKIVDPNTVEINGEQHTAKNILIATGGWPQIPEIPGHEHAISSNQAFFLKELPKRVLVVGGGYIAVEFAGIFHGLGADTTLLYRGELFLRGFDGAVRKHLQEELTKRGMNLQFNADIERIDKQSDGSLKVTLKDGRELEADCVFYATGRRPMLDNLGLENTGVKLDKKGFVEVDDQYQTAEPSILALGDVIGRVQLTPVALAEGMAVARRLFKPEQYRPVDYKMIPTAVFSLPNIGTVGLSEEEAREAGHEVTIYESRFRPMKLTLTECQERTLMKLVVDAKTDKVLGCHMVGPDAGEIVQGLAIALKAGATKRDFDETIGVHPTAAEEFVTMRTPVSG, encoded by the coding sequence ATGGCCTACGATTTTGACCTTTATGTGATTGGTGCCGGTTCCGGCGGTGTACGGGCTGCTCGTTTTGCTGCCGGTTTTGGAGCGAAGGTGGCTGTGGCCGAGAGCCGTTACTTGGGCGGTACGTGTGTGAACGTCGGCTGCGTGCCGAAGAAATTGCTGGTCTACGGCGCGCACTTCGCCGAAGACTTCGAGCAGTCTTCGGGCTTTGGCTGGACGCTGGGCGAGGCGAAGTTCGATTGGGCAACGCTGATCGCCAACAAGGATCGCGAGATTAATCGCCTGAATGGCATTTACCGCAACTTGCTGGTCAACAGCGGTGTGACCTTGCATGAAGGCCACGCCAAGATCGTCGACCCCAACACGGTCGAAATCAACGGCGAGCAGCACACCGCCAAGAACATCCTGATTGCCACCGGCGGCTGGCCGCAGATCCCGGAGATTCCGGGGCATGAACACGCGATCAGTTCCAACCAGGCGTTCTTCCTCAAGGAGCTGCCAAAGCGCGTTCTGGTGGTGGGCGGCGGTTACATTGCTGTCGAATTCGCCGGGATCTTCCACGGTCTGGGCGCCGACACGACGTTGTTGTATCGCGGCGAGCTGTTCCTGCGTGGCTTCGACGGAGCGGTACGCAAGCACTTGCAGGAAGAACTGACCAAGCGCGGCATGAACCTGCAATTCAACGCCGACATCGAGCGTATCGACAAGCAGTCCGATGGCAGCCTGAAGGTGACGCTCAAGGACGGTCGTGAGCTGGAGGCGGATTGTGTGTTCTACGCCACCGGTCGCCGTCCGATGCTCGACAACCTCGGGCTGGAAAACACCGGGGTCAAACTCGACAAGAAAGGTTTCGTCGAGGTCGATGATCAGTATCAGACCGCCGAGCCGTCGATCCTGGCGCTGGGCGATGTGATCGGCCGTGTTCAGCTGACCCCCGTCGCGCTGGCTGAAGGCATGGCCGTGGCGCGTCGCCTATTCAAGCCTGAGCAATATCGTCCGGTGGATTACAAGATGATCCCGACTGCTGTGTTCAGCTTGCCGAACATCGGCACGGTTGGCTTGAGCGAGGAAGAGGCTCGCGAGGCCGGCCACGAGGTCACGATCTACGAAAGTCGCTTCCGCCCGATGAAGCTGACCCTGACTGAATGCCAGGAGCGCACGCTGATGAAACTGGTGGTCGATGCCAAGACCGACAAGGTCCTGGGTTGCCACATGGTCGGGCCGGATGCCGGTGAGATCGTTCAGGGGTTGGCGATTGCCTTGAAGGCTGGCGCGACCAAGCGCGACTTCGACGAAACAATTGGCGTGCATCCAACTGCCGCCGAAGAGTTCGTCACCATGCGTACGCCGGTTAGCGGTTAA
- a CDS encoding nitronate monooxygenase family protein, translated as MSQWPDTRILDLLGIELPIIQAPMAGATGSAMVIAASNAGGLGSMPAAMLSIEQLREELKTIRQHSQRPFNINYFCHQTPAADEQRAQDWKNLLEPYYRELGVDFEAPTPVSNRAPFDHAACEVLEEFRPEVVSFHFGLPEKSLMDRVKATGAKILSSATTVEEAIWLEQHGCDAIIAMGYEAGGHRGMFLSDDLSSQVGTFALVPQVVDAVKVPVIAAGGISDARGVAAAFLLGASAVQVGTAYLFTPEAKVSASHHKALRTAKESETAVTNLFTGRPARGILNRVMREIGPMSDKAPAFPLAGGALMPLRAKGEADFSNLWAGQAFTLGVEMGTAELTRRLAEEGLAKLLRR; from the coding sequence ATGAGCCAATGGCCAGACACCCGCATCCTTGACCTGCTCGGCATCGAACTGCCGATCATCCAGGCGCCCATGGCTGGCGCTACCGGCTCGGCCATGGTCATCGCCGCGAGCAACGCTGGCGGCCTGGGCTCGATGCCCGCCGCAATGCTGAGTATCGAGCAGTTGCGCGAAGAGCTGAAGACGATTCGCCAACACAGCCAGCGCCCCTTCAACATCAACTATTTCTGCCACCAGACGCCGGCGGCCGATGAGCAACGTGCCCAGGACTGGAAGAATTTGTTGGAGCCGTACTATCGGGAACTGGGCGTCGATTTCGAGGCGCCTACCCCGGTGTCCAATCGCGCACCTTTCGATCACGCTGCCTGCGAAGTGCTCGAAGAATTTCGCCCCGAAGTTGTGAGCTTTCACTTCGGCCTGCCGGAAAAATCCTTGATGGATCGCGTAAAAGCCACCGGGGCGAAAATTCTCTCCTCGGCGACGACGGTCGAAGAAGCCATCTGGCTGGAGCAGCATGGCTGCGACGCGATCATCGCCATGGGCTACGAAGCCGGCGGGCATCGCGGGATGTTTCTCAGCGATGACTTGAGCAGCCAGGTAGGCACATTCGCCCTCGTGCCTCAGGTCGTCGACGCGGTGAAGGTGCCGGTGATTGCAGCGGGCGGGATCAGCGATGCACGGGGCGTTGCGGCGGCTTTTCTGTTGGGCGCTTCGGCGGTGCAGGTGGGGACGGCCTACTTGTTCACGCCGGAAGCCAAGGTCAGCGCGTCTCACCACAAAGCATTGCGCACGGCCAAGGAAAGCGAGACTGCGGTGACCAACCTTTTCACCGGCCGCCCTGCACGGGGGATTCTCAATCGGGTGATGCGCGAAATCGGGCCCATGAGCGATAAAGCACCGGCCTTCCCGCTGGCTGGCGGAGCGTTGATGCCGTTGCGGGCGAAAGGTGAGGCGGACTTCAGCAATCTCTGGGCTGGGCAGGCGTTCACGTTGGGGGTTGAAATGGGGACGGCGGAGCTGACTCGGCGGCTGGCGGAGGAAGGCTTGGCCAAATTGCTTCGTCGGTAG
- the galU gene encoding UTP--glucose-1-phosphate uridylyltransferase GalU produces the protein MIKKCLFPAAGYGTRFLPATKAMPKEMLPVVNKPLIQYGVEEALDAGLTEISIVTGRGKRALEDHFDISYELENQIKGTDKEKYLVGIRKLLDNCSFSYTRQTEMKGLGHAILTGRPLIGDEPFAVVLADDLCVNLEGDGVLTQMVKLYKQFRCSIVAIQEVDPQETHKYGVIAGEMIRDDIYRVHSMVEKPKPEDAPSNLAIIGRYILTPDIFDLIEQTEPGKGGEIQITDALMKQAQNGCVMAYKFKGKRFDCGGAEGYIDATNFCFENFYKTGKAY, from the coding sequence ATGATCAAGAAATGCTTGTTCCCAGCAGCCGGTTACGGTACTCGCTTCCTGCCAGCGACTAAAGCCATGCCCAAAGAAATGCTGCCGGTGGTAAACAAGCCACTGATCCAGTACGGCGTCGAAGAAGCACTGGACGCTGGTTTGACTGAAATCTCCATCGTCACCGGTCGCGGTAAACGCGCCCTGGAAGACCACTTCGACATCAGCTACGAGCTGGAAAACCAGATCAAAGGCACCGACAAAGAGAAATACCTGGTCGGTATCCGCAAGTTGCTCGACAACTGCTCCTTCTCCTACACCCGCCAGACCGAAATGAAAGGCCTGGGCCACGCGATTCTGACCGGTCGCCCGTTGATCGGTGACGAACCGTTCGCTGTGGTCCTGGCGGATGACTTGTGCGTCAACCTCGAAGGCGACGGCGTCCTGACCCAGATGGTCAAGCTGTACAAGCAGTTCCGCTGCTCGATCGTTGCCATCCAGGAAGTCGATCCGCAAGAAACTCACAAGTACGGCGTGATTGCTGGTGAGATGATCCGCGACGACATCTACCGTGTTCACAGCATGGTTGAAAAGCCAAAACCTGAAGATGCACCGTCGAACCTGGCGATCATCGGTCGTTACATCCTGACCCCGGACATCTTCGACCTGATCGAACAAACCGAGCCAGGCAAGGGTGGCGAAATCCAGATCACCGACGCCCTGATGAAGCAGGCCCAGAACGGCTGCGTCATGGCCTACAAGTTCAAAGGCAAGCGGTTCGACTGCGGTGGCGCCGAAGGCTACATCGACGCGACCAACTTCTGCTTCGAGAACTTCTACAAGACTGGCAAGGCTTACTGA
- a CDS encoding 2OG-Fe(II) oxygenase: MSEQTFDSLDWATLEQQLDQDGCAVIKSLLSAKTCNEISALYAQTAPFRSQVMMARHGFGRGEYKYFKYPLPDTVARLRSALYPCLVPIANRWYECMDLPIRFPESHQAFLQRCHAAGQERPTPLLLQYGPQDYNCLHQDLYGEHVFPLQVAILLSEPDEDFTGGEFVLTEQRPRMQSRPQVIGLKKGDGVIFAVSQRPVKGVRGYYRVTMRHGVSRLHSGKRHTLGIIFHDAL; encoded by the coding sequence ATGAGCGAGCAAACCTTCGATTCGCTGGACTGGGCAACCCTGGAGCAACAACTCGATCAGGATGGCTGTGCCGTCATCAAGTCGCTGCTGAGTGCAAAGACGTGCAACGAAATCAGCGCCCTCTACGCTCAGACAGCGCCCTTCCGCTCTCAAGTGATGATGGCGCGTCATGGCTTTGGCCGTGGCGAGTACAAGTATTTCAAATACCCGCTGCCGGACACGGTCGCCCGACTGCGCAGTGCGCTCTACCCTTGTCTCGTGCCAATCGCCAATCGCTGGTACGAATGCATGGACCTGCCGATCCGTTTTCCTGAAAGCCACCAAGCATTCCTGCAACGCTGCCATGCCGCCGGTCAGGAGCGCCCGACGCCGTTATTGCTGCAATATGGCCCGCAGGACTACAACTGCTTGCATCAGGATCTGTACGGAGAACACGTGTTCCCGCTGCAGGTGGCGATTCTTCTGTCAGAACCGGACGAAGATTTTACCGGCGGCGAGTTTGTGCTGACCGAACAACGCCCGCGGATGCAGTCACGCCCGCAGGTGATCGGCCTGAAGAAAGGCGATGGTGTGATCTTTGCGGTCAGCCAGCGCCCGGTCAAAGGCGTTCGCGGCTATTACCGGGTGACGATGCGACACGGCGTGAGTCGCCTGCACAGCGGAAAACGGCATACCCTTGGAATCATCTTTCACGATGCGTTATGA
- a CDS encoding MDR family oxidoreductase has translation MFKGILIDKDDSGYRATLQEINDDQLPEGDVTVRVAYSTLNFKDGLAITGSSPVVRKFPMVPGIDLAGTVEVSNHPDYKVGDQVLLNGWGVGEGHWGGLAQKARLQGDWLIALPKEFTAAQAMAIGTAGYTAMLCILALEHNGVTPEQGEVLVTGANGGVGSFAIALLSKLGYRVVASTGRTSEHDYLKQLGANEIIDRATLSAPGKPLAKERWAAVIDSVGSHTLANACASTKANGTVAACGLAQGMDFPASVAPFILRGVTLAGINSVTQPKAKRIEAWNRLAKDLDFALLPLISHEIGLSEAIDAAPRLLAGQLRGRVVVDVNR, from the coding sequence ATGTTCAAAGGTATTTTGATCGACAAAGACGACAGCGGTTACCGGGCGACACTGCAAGAGATCAATGACGACCAGCTGCCCGAGGGTGATGTGACGGTACGCGTGGCGTACAGCACGCTGAACTTCAAGGATGGCCTGGCGATCACCGGCAGCAGTCCGGTGGTCAGGAAATTTCCGATGGTGCCAGGGATCGATCTGGCCGGTACGGTCGAAGTCAGTAATCATCCGGACTACAAGGTCGGTGACCAGGTACTGCTCAACGGCTGGGGTGTGGGCGAAGGGCACTGGGGCGGGCTGGCACAAAAGGCACGCCTCCAGGGTGACTGGCTGATTGCGCTACCCAAGGAATTCACCGCGGCCCAGGCCATGGCAATCGGCACCGCCGGTTACACGGCGATGTTGTGCATCCTGGCGCTGGAACACAACGGCGTCACGCCTGAGCAGGGTGAAGTGCTGGTCACCGGGGCCAACGGCGGCGTAGGCAGTTTCGCCATCGCGCTGCTGAGCAAACTCGGCTATCGGGTCGTGGCATCCACGGGCCGCACCTCCGAGCACGATTACCTCAAGCAACTGGGTGCCAACGAGATCATCGATCGCGCCACGCTGTCCGCGCCGGGTAAACCGTTGGCCAAGGAGCGTTGGGCTGCGGTGATCGACTCCGTCGGTAGTCACACGTTGGCCAACGCTTGCGCCAGCACCAAGGCCAATGGCACGGTCGCCGCTTGCGGTTTGGCGCAAGGCATGGACTTTCCAGCCTCCGTCGCACCGTTCATTTTGCGCGGCGTGACATTGGCCGGAATCAACAGCGTGACCCAACCCAAAGCCAAGCGGATAGAAGCCTGGAATCGTCTGGCCAAGGATCTGGACTTCGCGTTGCTACCGCTGATCAGCCATGAGATCGGCTTGAGCGAAGCCATCGACGCCGCGCCACGCTTGCTCGCCGGGCAATTGCGCGGGCGGGTTGTAGTTGATGTGAATCGCTGA
- a CDS encoding DUF1883 domain-containing protein, whose translation MKFIHQREHLNEDDIVVIQCSQTCNIRLMNDANFRSFKNGGRHTYHGGAFDTFPARITAPSTGFWNITIDTVNRRPISVTRKPTLTHSIKIIRRSSTKLS comes from the coding sequence ATGAAATTTATCCACCAGCGCGAGCACCTCAATGAAGACGACATTGTCGTCATCCAGTGCTCCCAAACCTGCAACATTCGCTTGATGAACGACGCCAACTTTCGCAGCTTCAAGAACGGCGGCCGTCATACTTATCACGGCGGTGCGTTCGACACGTTCCCGGCGCGGATTACTGCACCGAGCACCGGTTTCTGGAACATCACCATCGACACGGTCAACCGCCGGCCGATCAGCGTGACCCGCAAACCGACCCTGACGCACTCGATCAAGATCATCCGTCGCTCCAGCACAAAACTGAGCTGA
- the ada gene encoding bifunctional DNA-binding transcriptional regulator/O6-methylguanine-DNA methyltransferase Ada yields the protein MTTHSTRLATENDPRWAAVVARDPSADGQFVYAVKTTGIYCRPSSLARLPKPQNVEFFDTAEQAQAAGYRPSKRATRDQSDVAAQHAATVAAACRHIESAENLPALKELANVAGLSSFHFHRVFKAVTGLTPKGYATAHRSRKVRERLADGGSVTDALYDAGFNSNSRFYESADQLLGMTPGDYRAAGQNNDIRFAVGQCSLGAILVAQSERGVCAILLGDDPHQLVCDLQDKFRRANLIGADHAFEQLIAKVVGFIEAPAIGLDLPLDVRGTAFQERVWQALREIPAGSTASYADIAQRIGAPKAVRAVAQACGANSIAVAIPCHRVVRSDGNLSGYRWGVERKRQLLERETR from the coding sequence ATGACAACTCATTCGACCAGGCTCGCCACCGAAAACGATCCTCGCTGGGCCGCCGTCGTTGCACGAGATCCCAGCGCCGACGGGCAGTTTGTCTACGCCGTGAAAACCACCGGAATCTATTGCCGTCCCAGTAGCCTGGCGCGCTTGCCGAAACCGCAGAATGTCGAATTTTTCGACACCGCCGAGCAGGCCCAGGCGGCGGGATATCGCCCGAGCAAGCGAGCCACAAGGGATCAAAGCGACGTGGCCGCACAACATGCGGCAACCGTAGCGGCCGCCTGCCGACACATCGAGTCCGCGGAAAATCTGCCTGCGTTAAAGGAACTAGCGAACGTAGCGGGCCTGAGCAGCTTCCACTTTCATCGCGTATTCAAAGCCGTGACCGGCCTCACACCCAAGGGTTACGCCACCGCCCATCGTTCACGCAAGGTTCGAGAACGCCTGGCCGACGGCGGTTCGGTCACCGACGCCTTGTACGACGCCGGGTTCAACTCCAACAGTCGCTTCTATGAGTCGGCCGATCAGTTGCTGGGCATGACGCCCGGTGATTACCGTGCGGCGGGCCAGAACAACGATATCCGCTTTGCCGTCGGCCAGTGCTCCCTGGGGGCGATTCTGGTGGCACAAAGTGAACGCGGCGTTTGCGCAATTTTGTTGGGAGACGATCCGCATCAGCTGGTCTGCGACCTCCAGGACAAGTTTCGCCGTGCCAATCTGATTGGCGCCGATCATGCGTTCGAACAGCTGATCGCCAAGGTGGTCGGTTTTATCGAGGCGCCGGCGATTGGCCTGGACTTGCCGCTGGACGTGCGTGGTACGGCGTTTCAGGAGCGGGTCTGGCAGGCGCTGCGGGAAATTCCAGCGGGCAGCACCGCCAGCTACGCCGATATCGCTCAGCGTATCGGCGCGCCCAAAGCCGTGCGCGCCGTGGCCCAGGCCTGCGGCGCGAACAGTATCGCGGTAGCGATTCCGTGCCATCGCGTGGTGCGCAGCGACGGCAACCTGTCGGGCTATCGCTGGGGTGTAGAACGCAAGCGCCAGTTGCTGGAACGCGAGACTCGCTAA
- a CDS encoding site-specific integrase gives MTDLDRYLQAATRDNTRRSYRAAIEHFEVHWGGYLPATSDSVARYLAAHAGVLSINTLKLRLSALAQWHNSQGFADPTKSPVVRKVFKGIRALHPAQEKQAEPLQLQHLEQVVAWLELEAQTAKTQNDQPGLLRARRDTALILLGFWRGFRSDELCRVQIEHVQASAGSGITLYLPRSKSDRENLGKTYQTPALQRLCPVHAYIQWITEAALVRGPVFRGIDRWGNLSEEGLHANSVIPLLRQALERAGIPAEHYTSHSLRRGFASWAHQSGWDLKSLMNYVGWKDVKSAMRYVEASPFLGMARVAEKPLSR, from the coding sequence ATGACCGATCTGGATCGCTACCTGCAAGCCGCCACCCGCGACAACACCCGGCGTAGCTATCGAGCGGCCATTGAACACTTCGAAGTCCATTGGGGTGGTTACCTGCCGGCGACGAGCGACAGCGTGGCGCGTTACCTCGCGGCTCATGCGGGCGTGCTGTCGATCAATACGTTGAAGCTGCGGTTGTCAGCGCTGGCGCAGTGGCATAACAGCCAGGGTTTCGCTGACCCGACCAAGTCGCCGGTGGTGCGCAAGGTCTTCAAAGGCATTCGTGCGCTGCACCCGGCGCAGGAGAAACAGGCCGAGCCCTTGCAACTTCAGCATCTGGAGCAAGTGGTGGCGTGGTTGGAACTGGAAGCGCAAACCGCCAAGACGCAAAACGATCAGCCGGGCTTGCTGCGCGCCCGACGCGACACCGCGCTGATCTTACTGGGCTTCTGGCGCGGATTTCGCAGCGATGAGTTGTGCCGCGTACAGATCGAGCACGTGCAGGCGAGCGCCGGTTCAGGCATCACCCTCTACTTGCCACGCAGCAAGAGCGATCGCGAAAATCTCGGCAAGACTTACCAAACCCCGGCCTTGCAGCGGCTCTGCCCGGTCCACGCCTATATCCAATGGATCACCGAAGCTGCGTTGGTCCGCGGTCCGGTGTTCCGCGGTATCGACCGTTGGGGCAACTTGAGCGAGGAGGGTTTGCACGCTAACAGCGTGATCCCGTTGCTCCGCCAAGCCCTGGAGCGTGCCGGTATCCCCGCCGAGCACTACACCAGCCATTCCCTGCGGCGCGGTTTTGCCAGTTGGGCCCATCAAAGTGGTTGGGATTTGAAATCGTTGATGAATTACGTGGGATGGAAGGATGTGAAGTCAGCCATGCGCTATGTTGAAGCCAGCCCGTTTCTCGGAATGGCCCGGGTCGCTGAAAAGCCATTGTCGCGCTAG